The following coding sequences lie in one Nerophis lumbriciformis linkage group LG02, RoL_Nlum_v2.1, whole genome shotgun sequence genomic window:
- the LOC133608577 gene encoding uncharacterized protein, giving the protein MCDVERMFHQFYVVKEHQDYLRFLWWDKGDLNSEPSVYRMKVHLFGAASSPGCCNFGLKHLASQSKDKFSKETVKFIQRGFYVDDGLTSVTSTAEAIKLVEESRALCKTGKLHLHKFVSNNKEVLEAIPQEEQAQAKDQDLALGEPHVERALGVQWCIEADEFQFRVQVKDNPLTRRGVLSTVASVYDPLGFVAPFILIGKQILQTLCKDKVNWDDDLPDHILPRWEAWLRDLPKLAALKIPRSYSQDSNVVQYELHNFSDASLEGYGACSYLRAISKEGKISCSLVMGKARVAPTKQTTIPRLELSSAVTSVRNADVIKRELEIENLKEYYWSDSQVVLAYISNDAKRFHTFVANRIQRIRQSTSPEKWQHVSSENNPADHASRGLSATQLKESNWLKSLDFLWKQDIPVNEEIVGEIEETDPELRKGHTHTTQSKEANPVLQHLQKFSDWSRAIKAIARLKRFIKEYKGIQQRTNKVTDLEERKDAEVFIIKLVQREAFPEEIKKIRSQKENSLHKHNRLIQLNAFLDKSDVVRVGERLSQSALHHDVKHPAILPKESHVSALLVKHYHERVHHQGRGMTTNELRANGIWILGCGNVVSSHIYRCVKCRKYRKTAKVQQRQKWQKVSRNLQVNDIVIIQDDNAPRCKWKLARVIETLESPDGKVRKVKLKTSETTFDKRKPLTRLIYLERPIHKVMTLLETDLHSKTDSNQDTS; this is encoded by the coding sequence ATGTGTGACGTGGAGAGAATGTTCCATCAATTCTATGTTGTCAAGGAACATCAAGACTACCTGAGATTTCTCTGGTGGGACAAAGGTGATTTGAACTCCGAACCTTCAGTGTACAGGATGAAAGTGCACCTTTTCGGGGCAGCTTCCTCTCCCGGATGCTGTAACTTTGGACTCAAACATCTCGCATCTCAAAGTAAAGACAAGTTCAGCAAAGAGACTGTCAAGTTCATCCAAAGAGGTTTTTACGTTGATGATGGACTTACTAGTGTAACGTCAACAGCCGAAGCCATAAAGCTGGTTGAAGAATCAAGAGCACTTTGCAAGACAGGCAAACTCCATTTGCATAAGTTTGTGTCAAACAATAAAGAAGTGCTCGAAGCAATTCCCCAAGAAGAACAAGCTCAAGCCAAAGACCAAGACCTGGCTCTTGGAGAACCCCACGTTGAACGCGCACTCGGAGTACAATGGTGTATCGAAGCAGATGAATTCCAATTCAGAGTCCAAGTCAAAGACAACCCGTTGACAAGGAGAGGGGTGCTCTCGACAGTTGCATCAGTCTATGACCCCCTTGGGTTTGTCGCCCCATTCATACTGATTGGAAAGCAAATACTCCAAACGTTGTGCAAAGACAAAGTAAATTGGGACGACGATCTCCCAGACCACATTCTACCACGGTGGGAAGCATGGTTGAGAGACCTGCCCAAACTGGCAGCTCTGAAAATCCCACGAAGTTACTCACAAGACAGCAATGTTGTACAGTACGAGTTACATAACTTCTCAGACGCAAGCCTCGAAGGTTATGGCGCATGTTCATACCTCAGAGCAataagtaaagaaggaaaaatcagTTGTTCACTAGTCATGGGTAAAGCGAGAGTTGCACCGACTAAACAAACCACCATACCAAGACTCGAACTATCATCAGCCGTGACTTCAGTCCGCAATGCAGATGTAATCAAGCGAGAACTGGAAATTGAAAATCTCAAGGAATATTATTGGTCAGATTCACAAGTCGTATTGGCATACATATCCAACGATGCAAAAAGATTTCACACATTCGTCGCCAATCGAATCCAACGAATAAGACAAAGCACAAGTCCTGAAAAATGGCAGCACGTCAGCTCAGAAAACAACCCTGCTGATCATGCCTCAAGAGGTTTAAGTGCAACTCAGCTGAAAGAATCAAACTGGTTAAAAAGCCTAGATTTCCTTTGGAAACAAGATATTCCAGTCAATGAGGAAATAGTGGGAGAGATCGAAGAAACGGATCCCGAACTCCGTAAAGGTCACACGCACACAACACAGTCAAAGGAAGCAAACCCAGTGCTACaacatttacagaaattttccgaTTGGTCAAGAGCAATTAAGGCCATCGCCAGACTCAAGAGATTCATCAAAGAATATAAAGGTATCCAACAAAGAACGAACAAAGTCACAGATCTTGAAGAGAGAAAGGATGCAGAAGTGTTCATCATCAAGCTAGTGCAAAGAGAAGCTTTCCCTGAGGAAATAAAGAAAATCCGATCTCAAAAAGAAAATTCTCTACACAAGCACAACAGACTAATACAGTTGAATGCTTTCCTGGACAAGTCAGATGTTGTCAGGGTGGGAGAAAGATTATCCCAATCAGCCTTACATCATGATGTGAAACATCCCGCAATTCTTCCCAAAGAATCTCACGTGTCAGCCCTACTCGTCAAACATTACCATGAACGTGTACATCACCAAGGAAGAGGCATGACTACAAATGAATTGCGTGCAAATGGAATATGGATCTTAGGATGTGGAAATGTTGTTTCATCGCACATCTACCGCTGTGTTAAGTGTAGAAAATACAGAAAAACTGCAAAGGTCCAACAGCGACAGAAATGGCAGAAAGTTTCAAGAAACCTGCAAGTAAATGATATTGTGATCATACAGGATGACAACGCTCCAAGATGTAAATGGAAACTAGCTCGAGTGATAGAAACTTTGGAAAGCCCAGACGGCAAAGTTCGAAAGGTGAAGTTGAAGACCAGTGAAACCACTTTTGACAAAAGGAAACCACTGACGAGACTGATATACCTAGAAAGACCTATTCACAAAGTCATGACCCTACTTGAGACTGACTTACACAGTAAAACAGACTCGAACCAGGATACTTCTTAA